From Cannabis sativa cultivar Pink pepper isolate KNU-18-1 chromosome 8, ASM2916894v1, whole genome shotgun sequence, a single genomic window includes:
- the LOC115701530 gene encoding nucleobase-ascorbate transporter 1 isoform X1, translating into MADISHPPMEQLQDLEYCIDSNPPWAETILLAFQNYIMMLGTSVMIPSMLVPAMGGSDGDKARVIQTLLFVAGLNTLLQALFGTRLPAVVGGSFAYVIPIAYIVGDSSLQRIDDPQERFIQTMRAIQGALIVASSIQIIMGYSQVWGLFSRFFSPLGMAPVVGLVGLGLFQRGFPALGNCVEIGLPMLLLVIGLSQYLKHVRPFRDVPVFERFPVLICITIVWIYALILTASGAYRGKSNRTQVSCRTDRANLISTAPWFKFPYPLQWGPPTFSAGHSFAMMSAVLVSMVESTGAYKAASRLAIATPPPAYVLSRGIGWQGIGVLLDGLFGTCSGSTVSVENVGLLGLTRVGSRRVVQISAGFMIFFSTLGKFGAVFASIPFPIYSALYCILFGLVASVGLSFLQFTNMNSMRNLIITGLSLFLGISIPQFFNEYWTASHHGLVHTNAGWFNAFLNTIFSSPPTVGLMVAVFLDNTLEVEKSKKDRGMPWWVKFRTFRGDNRNEEFYTLPFNLNRFFPPT; encoded by the exons ATGGCAGACATAAGCCACCCTCCCATGGAACAGCTTCAAGACCTTGAGTACTGCATAGACTCCAACCCTCCTTGGG CTGAAACCATCCTTTTGGCATTTCAAAACTACATCATGATGTTGGGCACAAGTGTTATGATTCCATCAATGTTGGTGCCTGCAATGGGTGGAAGCGAT GGTGACAAGGCACGTGTAATACAGACTCTCCTCTTTGTGGCTGGGCTTAACACACTTCTCCAAGCGCTTTTTGGAACCAGATTGCCAGCAGTTGTTGGAGGTTCCTTCGCCTATGTCATTCCAATAGCTTACATTGTAGGCGACTCCTCGTTGCAACGAATTGATGATCCACAAGAA AGATTTATTCAAACAATGCGAGCTATTCAAGGAGCTCTAATTGTAGCTTCAAGTATTCAAATTATCATGGGCTACAGTCAAGTTTGGGGCCTCTTTTCACG atttttcaGTCCTCTTGGTATGGCACCTGTAGTTGGATTGGTCGGTTTGGGATTGTTTCAACGTGGATTTCCTGCT TTAGGAAACTGTGTGGAAATTGGACTTCCTATGCTGCTGTTGGTCATTGGATTATCACAA TATTTAAAGCATGTGAGACCATTTAGAGATGTCCCAGTCTTCGAACGATTTCCGGTATTGATCTGTATTACAATTGTCTGGATATATGCCCTTATATTGACTGCTAGTGGGGCCTACAGAGGAAAGTCCAATAGAACTCAAGTCAGCTGTAGAACTGACAGGGCAAATCTCATATCTACCGCCCCATG GTTTAAGTTCCCATATCCTCTGCAGTGGGGCCCTCCTACATTTTCAGCAGGTCATTCATTTGCAATGATGTCAGCAGTTCTTGTTTCCATGGTTGAG TCAACGGGTGCATACAAGGCAGCATCTAGGCTGGCCATTGCAACTCCTCCTCCAGCTTACGTTTTGAGTCGGGGTATTGGCTGGCAG GGAATTGGTGTCCTGCTCGATGGTCTTTTTGGAACATGCTCCGGTTCTACTGTATCTGT GGAAAACGTAGGACTTCTTGGACTAACCCGAGTTGGGAGCCGCAGAGTTGTTCAAATTTCTGCTGGCTTCATGATCTTCTTTTCTACTTTAG GTAAATTTGGAGCTGTCTTTGCATCCATACCCTTCCCTATATACTCTGCTCTGTATTGTATCCTCTTTGGCCTAGTTG CTTCAGTTGGATTATCATTTCTTCAATTCACAAACATGAACTCTATGAGAAACCTCATCATCACCGGGCTTTCACTGTTCCTCGGCATATCTATCCCACAATTCTTCAATGAATACTGGACTGCCTCACATCATGGTCTGGTTCATACAAATGCTGGATGG TTCAATGCATTCTTGAATACCATATTCTCATCTCCCCCAACTGTTGGTCTAATGGTAGCAGTGTTCCTTGATAACACATTAGAAGTGGAGAAGTCCAAGAAAGATAGAGGAATGCCATGGTGGGTCAAGTTCAGAACATTCAGAGGAGACAATAGAAATGAAGAGTTTTACACTCTTCCATTTAATCTCAACAGATTTTTTCCACCCACTTAG
- the LOC115701530 gene encoding nucleobase-ascorbate transporter 1 isoform X2: MMLGTSVMIPSMLVPAMGGSDGDKARVIQTLLFVAGLNTLLQALFGTRLPAVVGGSFAYVIPIAYIVGDSSLQRIDDPQERFIQTMRAIQGALIVASSIQIIMGYSQVWGLFSRFFSPLGMAPVVGLVGLGLFQRGFPALGNCVEIGLPMLLLVIGLSQYLKHVRPFRDVPVFERFPVLICITIVWIYALILTASGAYRGKSNRTQVSCRTDRANLISTAPWFKFPYPLQWGPPTFSAGHSFAMMSAVLVSMVESTGAYKAASRLAIATPPPAYVLSRGIGWQGIGVLLDGLFGTCSGSTVSVENVGLLGLTRVGSRRVVQISAGFMIFFSTLGKFGAVFASIPFPIYSALYCILFGLVASVGLSFLQFTNMNSMRNLIITGLSLFLGISIPQFFNEYWTASHHGLVHTNAGWFNAFLNTIFSSPPTVGLMVAVFLDNTLEVEKSKKDRGMPWWVKFRTFRGDNRNEEFYTLPFNLNRFFPPT; encoded by the exons ATGATGTTGGGCACAAGTGTTATGATTCCATCAATGTTGGTGCCTGCAATGGGTGGAAGCGAT GGTGACAAGGCACGTGTAATACAGACTCTCCTCTTTGTGGCTGGGCTTAACACACTTCTCCAAGCGCTTTTTGGAACCAGATTGCCAGCAGTTGTTGGAGGTTCCTTCGCCTATGTCATTCCAATAGCTTACATTGTAGGCGACTCCTCGTTGCAACGAATTGATGATCCACAAGAA AGATTTATTCAAACAATGCGAGCTATTCAAGGAGCTCTAATTGTAGCTTCAAGTATTCAAATTATCATGGGCTACAGTCAAGTTTGGGGCCTCTTTTCACG atttttcaGTCCTCTTGGTATGGCACCTGTAGTTGGATTGGTCGGTTTGGGATTGTTTCAACGTGGATTTCCTGCT TTAGGAAACTGTGTGGAAATTGGACTTCCTATGCTGCTGTTGGTCATTGGATTATCACAA TATTTAAAGCATGTGAGACCATTTAGAGATGTCCCAGTCTTCGAACGATTTCCGGTATTGATCTGTATTACAATTGTCTGGATATATGCCCTTATATTGACTGCTAGTGGGGCCTACAGAGGAAAGTCCAATAGAACTCAAGTCAGCTGTAGAACTGACAGGGCAAATCTCATATCTACCGCCCCATG GTTTAAGTTCCCATATCCTCTGCAGTGGGGCCCTCCTACATTTTCAGCAGGTCATTCATTTGCAATGATGTCAGCAGTTCTTGTTTCCATGGTTGAG TCAACGGGTGCATACAAGGCAGCATCTAGGCTGGCCATTGCAACTCCTCCTCCAGCTTACGTTTTGAGTCGGGGTATTGGCTGGCAG GGAATTGGTGTCCTGCTCGATGGTCTTTTTGGAACATGCTCCGGTTCTACTGTATCTGT GGAAAACGTAGGACTTCTTGGACTAACCCGAGTTGGGAGCCGCAGAGTTGTTCAAATTTCTGCTGGCTTCATGATCTTCTTTTCTACTTTAG GTAAATTTGGAGCTGTCTTTGCATCCATACCCTTCCCTATATACTCTGCTCTGTATTGTATCCTCTTTGGCCTAGTTG CTTCAGTTGGATTATCATTTCTTCAATTCACAAACATGAACTCTATGAGAAACCTCATCATCACCGGGCTTTCACTGTTCCTCGGCATATCTATCCCACAATTCTTCAATGAATACTGGACTGCCTCACATCATGGTCTGGTTCATACAAATGCTGGATGG TTCAATGCATTCTTGAATACCATATTCTCATCTCCCCCAACTGTTGGTCTAATGGTAGCAGTGTTCCTTGATAACACATTAGAAGTGGAGAAGTCCAAGAAAGATAGAGGAATGCCATGGTGGGTCAAGTTCAGAACATTCAGAGGAGACAATAGAAATGAAGAGTTTTACACTCTTCCATTTAATCTCAACAGATTTTTTCCACCCACTTAG